GTCGTCGCCGGCTTTGTCGTTCGGTACAGCTTGATGGCGATGGGGATTTTTTAGGACAACCCTGCGTACCTCAGCGGCCAAACATCTCTCGAAATACCCGAGATTTGGCTTATCCCCATCTAGAAATAACGCTGCGCCCGTTTAATGGTGCCCAACCTGCCACTACAGGCCCTATAATCCATGTCCATTGATACAAAACTCAATTTTTACCTCTTTTTTTCTCTGGGGCGGCGTAAGCGGGAATAATTCGCTTATCAAACTAAGAAGACGAGTTTAGCGATCGATCGGTTCCTCCTTGTGGTCGGTCGCTGTAGCAGAATTCCCTACATCTAATCTTCGTCGGCGGCCGCTGCTTGAGATCTGTCAAGCGAGGCGCGGCGGACTTTGCACCCCACATACTCGTCTGCGGCCCTGCGTCGCGCTTCGTTTCGAGGTTCCGATGTATTTCAAGTTCAAGTGCCCCGAGTGCGGTCAATCGCTCAAGGTGCGTCAAGAGTTAGCTGGTCAGAAACGGAACTGCCCTTACTGCAAAGCCACGGTGCGAATTCCGCATGTCGAGGAGGTTGCCGACGAACCCCCTTCGCCTGATGCGCCGAGCTTTCCTGATCTCAGCAACCTGCAAACCGATTCCCCTTCGTCCCGAGCCGGCAGCAAAGGCCCTGCGGTGAGCAAGAAGGGAACGTCGAAAAAGAAAGCCGAGGAAGGGCCTGCTTCCTCCGATGGCGATTTTACCGACCCTAGCGAAGTTAGCCTCGTCCCAACCGCTTTGGTTGGTTTAGCCGCGGCAGTTGTCTTCATGCTGCTGATGATTCCGTTAACAGGAACCTATATCGGCGACCTGTTTATGAAGGGAGGAATCACCGGAGTTGGGATTCAAAGCATCACCAGCTTCTTGTTCTTCTGGTCGCTGGCCATTTTGTGGCAGAAGCATCGCAAGATCGCACGGCAGCGTGACTACTTGTTAATGGATGTTCTGCCGACCGATATCTCGCAGGAAATCACCGTCGACAAAGTCGGAGCATTCCTGGAGAACATCAACAGCTTGCCAGGGGAGCACGGCGAAAGCTTCCTGGTCAATCGCGTCACGCGCGGTCTACAGCACTTCCGTGTACGACAAAGTGCGGCAGATACGACCACCATGATGTCTTCACAATCGGACATTGATGCGAACAACGTGTCATCTAGCTATACACCGCTACGCGTGCTGATCTGGGCGATCCCGACGATGGGATTCATCGGGACTGTGCTTGGCATTAGCTTGGCTGTGACCGAGCTATCTGGTTCGCTGGGCGGCGGTGATATCGATAAGTTGACGGAATCACTGCAGGGAATGTTCAGCGGTCTCGGAACCGCGTTCAACACGACGCTGGTCGCCTTGGTCATGTCGATGATCATCAAGTTCCCCATGTCTTCGCTGCAATGGAGTGAAGAGGGGGTGCTGAACTGGGTCGACGAATACTGTAATGAGAACCTCCTGCGTCGCCTGAAAGATGGTCGCGAGAAGATCGAAGAGAAGCAAACCGGACCCTACGACACCAAGGTCTTCCGCCGGGCTGTCGAGGAAGCGATGGCCACCCAGCAAGCCGAACTTGAAGGCTGGGTCAAAAAGCTGGAACTTGTTGGTCAAACGATTACCCAGCAAACGTCTGATGGCTGGAACGAAATCAACAACAAGATTCTCGTGAGTCAGCAAGATACGACCGGCAAAATCATGGATCAGGTTCAAGCACGCAC
The genomic region above belongs to Blastopirellula marina and contains:
- a CDS encoding MotA/TolQ/ExbB proton channel family protein, with protein sequence MYFKFKCPECGQSLKVRQELAGQKRNCPYCKATVRIPHVEEVADEPPSPDAPSFPDLSNLQTDSPSSRAGSKGPAVSKKGTSKKKAEEGPASSDGDFTDPSEVSLVPTALVGLAAAVVFMLLMIPLTGTYIGDLFMKGGITGVGIQSITSFLFFWSLAILWQKHRKIARQRDYLLMDVLPTDISQEITVDKVGAFLENINSLPGEHGESFLVNRVTRGLQHFRVRQSAADTTTMMSSQSDIDANNVSSSYTPLRVLIWAIPTMGFIGTVLGISLAVTELSGSLGGGDIDKLTESLQGMFSGLGTAFNTTLVALVMSMIIKFPMSSLQWSEEGVLNWVDEYCNENLLRRLKDGREKIEEKQTGPYDTKVFRRAVEEAMATQQAELEGWVKKLELVGQTITQQTSDGWNEINNKILVSQQDTTGKIMDQVQARTVDMQKRQEEQQALMQDQLNQMQEVSAQLQNTLGQLANAAVDSHVKVNETMTDTSDRLEKYLGGVEKGLTSLSDVLGKLGNEQIVVQQVEAPAANGSNGGWFGFGGGSKTKSRRNGRR